From the Pseudarthrobacter sp. MM222 genome, one window contains:
- the dcd gene encoding dCTP deaminase — MLISDRDIRAEVDSQRIVLEPFDPAMVQPSSVDVRIDRFFRLFDNHKYAHIDPAEDQPELTRLVEVESGEPFILHPGEFVLGSTYETVTLPDDIAARLEGKSSLGRLGLLTHSTAGFIDPGFSGHVTLELSNMATLPIKLWPGMKIGQLCFFRLSSAAEFPYGSGEYGNRYQGQRGPTASRSHLNFHRTEI, encoded by the coding sequence GTGCTGATCTCAGACCGCGACATTCGTGCCGAAGTAGACTCCCAGCGGATAGTGCTGGAGCCGTTCGACCCTGCCATGGTTCAGCCATCGTCGGTGGACGTCCGGATCGATAGGTTTTTCCGGCTTTTCGACAATCACAAGTACGCCCACATCGATCCGGCGGAGGACCAGCCCGAGCTGACTCGTCTCGTGGAGGTGGAGTCCGGAGAACCGTTCATCCTTCATCCGGGGGAGTTCGTCCTCGGTTCCACCTACGAGACCGTGACACTGCCGGACGACATCGCCGCCCGGCTGGAGGGCAAGTCCTCGCTGGGCCGGTTGGGATTGCTCACGCACTCCACGGCGGGCTTCATCGATCCCGGATTCTCGGGCCACGTAACGCTGGAGCTGTCCAACATGGCCACGCTGCCCATCAAACTGTGGCCGGGCATGAAGATCGGCCAGCTGTGCTTCTTCCGGCTCAGCTCGGCCGCCGAGTTCCCCTACGGTTCCGGCGAATACGGCAATCGTTACCAGGGGCAGCGGGGCCCCACGGCGAGTCGCAGCCACCTGAATTTCCACCGCACGGAGATTTGA
- a CDS encoding SRPBCC family protein, whose amino-acid sequence MASAEYDVLIKSDAMSVYNFLADARNLPRWRVGIRSVELQSGAEGAKGAVYRQLLTGPGGRTVAGDFEIIEARPGAEIQYRVIVGQTRPRGGYYLSTEGQRTRVRFALECEPKGILDRLRNPFRRAMKAEVCQLERLKAVLEDMPHQE is encoded by the coding sequence GTGGCATCCGCAGAGTACGACGTCCTCATCAAGAGCGACGCAATGAGTGTCTACAACTTCCTCGCTGACGCCCGGAATCTGCCGCGCTGGCGGGTCGGAATCCGCAGCGTCGAACTGCAGTCCGGTGCTGAGGGGGCCAAGGGTGCCGTATACCGGCAGCTTCTCACCGGCCCGGGGGGACGCACGGTGGCCGGGGACTTCGAGATCATCGAAGCGCGCCCGGGGGCTGAGATTCAGTATCGGGTCATCGTCGGCCAAACCCGGCCACGAGGTGGCTACTACCTGAGCACCGAAGGCCAGCGCACGCGGGTCCGCTTTGCACTGGAGTGCGAACCGAAAGGGATCCTGGACCGGTTGAGGAACCCGTTCCGGCGGGCGATGAAAGCGGAAGTTTGCCAGCTGGAACGTCTCAAAGCAGTGCTGGAAGATATGCCGCACCAAGAATAG
- a CDS encoding polysaccharide biosynthesis tyrosine autokinase, producing MDVREQLLILRRSWRLITTLTLLGTIFAGVASLLTPTSYTASTSLFVSTQNSETSAELQQGSVFALARVQSYVDVTSKPTVLQPVIDKLGLDMTPEALASKIKTSTARNTVIIEIEARDRSAQRSADIANAVAASLITAVADLERPTNGTPTPVRLSPVDHASTPTEASSPNVKLDLALGLLYGLAAGVAAAVLRHVLDRNIRTESDLRKTTELPLLAGITEQGGGRLLGAAPSVLDGTGAEAFRKLRTNLQFAGVNRPMRSIVVTSASAGEGKSTVALNLALTVAKGGRKVILVDADLRLPSVATATGIEGEIGLTTVLVGTSSLEESIQYWAHDGLALLASGPLPPNPSELLGSAAMSNLIEELQTKFDLIIVDSPPILPVADASVLTRSTDSVLLVVGTKKVSQHSLSKAIDQLNFVDANILGVVQNRIPRRGPDANTAYIAGYGATHPENHSPTPPKHDDDGSFRPAHVRRGKFVSVEM from the coding sequence ATGGACGTCCGTGAACAATTGCTTATTCTGCGTCGAAGCTGGCGCCTGATCACCACCCTGACCCTGCTGGGGACGATCTTCGCCGGCGTCGCTTCGCTGCTCACCCCGACGTCCTACACCGCGTCGACAAGCCTCTTCGTGTCGACGCAGAACTCGGAGACGTCCGCAGAGCTGCAGCAGGGCAGCGTCTTCGCGCTCGCCCGGGTCCAGTCGTATGTCGACGTCACGTCGAAACCGACAGTTCTGCAGCCGGTCATCGACAAACTCGGCCTCGACATGACACCTGAGGCACTGGCGTCCAAGATCAAGACCTCTACCGCGCGCAACACCGTCATTATCGAGATCGAAGCACGCGACAGGTCTGCCCAGCGGAGCGCGGACATCGCGAACGCCGTCGCGGCGAGCCTTATTACCGCGGTTGCCGACCTGGAGCGGCCGACCAACGGGACGCCGACGCCGGTGCGGCTCAGCCCGGTGGACCACGCGTCCACGCCGACCGAGGCGTCCAGCCCCAATGTGAAGCTGGATCTCGCGTTGGGCCTGCTCTACGGACTCGCAGCAGGAGTCGCAGCGGCGGTCCTGCGGCATGTGCTGGACCGCAACATCAGGACCGAATCTGATCTGCGCAAAACGACCGAGCTGCCGCTTCTGGCCGGAATCACCGAACAGGGGGGCGGCCGGCTGCTCGGCGCGGCTCCCTCAGTGTTGGACGGAACGGGGGCGGAAGCCTTCCGAAAGCTGCGCACCAACCTGCAGTTCGCCGGCGTGAACCGGCCGATGCGCTCGATCGTCGTGACCTCGGCTTCGGCCGGGGAGGGCAAGAGCACCGTGGCGCTCAATCTGGCGCTGACTGTCGCCAAGGGCGGCCGCAAGGTCATCCTGGTGGACGCGGATCTCCGCCTGCCTTCCGTCGCAACCGCCACCGGCATTGAGGGCGAAATTGGGCTCACCACGGTGCTGGTCGGGACGTCGAGCCTCGAGGAAAGCATCCAGTACTGGGCTCACGATGGCCTGGCACTGCTCGCCTCGGGACCGCTGCCGCCCAATCCGAGCGAACTCCTCGGCTCGGCAGCCATGAGCAATCTCATCGAGGAGCTGCAGACGAAGTTCGACCTGATCATCGTCGATTCGCCGCCGATCCTCCCGGTCGCGGACGCCAGTGTCCTGACCCGAAGCACAGACAGTGTGCTGCTGGTGGTCGGCACGAAGAAGGTCAGCCAGCACAGCCTCTCAAAGGCGATCGACCAGCTCAACTTTGTGGACGCCAACATCCTGGGCGTGGTTCAGAACAGGATTCCCCGGCGGGGACCCGACGCCAACACGGCCTACATTGCCGGATATGGCGCCACCCACCCGGAGAACCATTCCCCCACGCCGCCCAAGCACGACGACGACGGGTCCTTCCGGCCCGCCCACGTCCGCCGGGGCAAGTTCGTGAGTGTGGAAATGTGA
- a CDS encoding LamG-like jellyroll fold domain-containing protein, whose translation MAFSASELPTWQTNGVAWAMAQSNGVVYAGGTFTQIRPPGTAAGNAQSRNAVNFAAFDAYTGNPTSCALSATGGTGTTVRALAVTPDGTRLYIGGQFGAINGVNTTRIAAVKLPECTVDTTFRPAPVSAVVRTIAATNTAVYFGGDFQTVGTDARSRFAAVDNTGALLPWAPAASAPGRALTLPAGRNVAVIGGDFATVNGVASQAIAVVDATTGANVRAYGATFIPRTSVTKSIVDDGQSFFIGNEGTGGGVFDGRARFSLDTYDQVWRDTCLGATQAVDVYQGVLYGASHLHDCPGMNMMADGERQHLTAQRADDRTHLGWSPDTNDGIGEKIGPRALTHTNTGAGDVLWVAGEFTMTNGRNQQGLTRFGPGPGTAAPSTPANVTAASLSTGENQVRWRASLDNDDSELTYNVYRNGSATPLGTVTASSLWWSTGQVSFTDKTAVPGTQYSYRVRATDGTNTSALSATVTVATARTNAAYPAAVLGAGASTYWRLDNAGPTVGADSSPGNNLELSYGGPTFAGDTGAVANDPSRSTTFNGTSAYAYGQNRGNAPTVYTAEVWFKTNTTQGGKIFGFGSGQPNRHGTNPGLSSNYDRNLYMTNAGTLVYGVYVNGTRTVTSVLPYNDNAWHHAVATQGSDGMRLYVDGAQIGALPTQTAAQPYWGSWRIGGDQLNSWPLRPTSNYFAGSIDEFAVYPSVLSATQVTDHYNLGKGIGQPVPDTEAPAAVTGVTAAVNANDVTVSWNATTDNVGVTAYQVHRSGTSGFTPSDASLAATVTGSTLSWSDTARPAGTYYYNVLATDEAGNVSGPSNEAAATVVPAPQAVTLRLAPTADTYVNAGAPTAVAGGFTTLATRGTSAYITYMRFNAASQVPAGQRLVSASLNFSTTADTFAGSNDPQQTVAMAGDWSEATTTYNNRPQTSSTTLGTLTGPTAPNASYSIELDAAAISAALAGDINFSMQSSGTDNMWFFSREATLAKRPALVLNFEPTA comes from the coding sequence GTGGCGTTTTCCGCCAGCGAACTCCCGACCTGGCAGACCAACGGCGTTGCCTGGGCCATGGCCCAGTCGAACGGTGTTGTCTATGCCGGCGGAACGTTTACCCAGATCCGGCCTCCCGGCACCGCGGCCGGCAACGCGCAGTCCCGAAATGCCGTCAACTTCGCGGCCTTCGACGCCTACACGGGCAACCCGACCTCCTGTGCCCTGTCCGCGACCGGCGGTACCGGGACAACCGTGCGTGCGCTGGCAGTGACTCCGGACGGCACCCGGCTCTACATCGGCGGCCAGTTCGGAGCGATCAACGGCGTCAACACCACGCGGATCGCCGCCGTCAAACTTCCGGAGTGCACGGTGGACACCACTTTCCGGCCTGCCCCGGTCTCAGCAGTAGTCCGGACCATCGCGGCAACGAACACGGCCGTCTATTTCGGCGGTGACTTCCAGACCGTCGGCACGGACGCCCGCAGCCGCTTCGCCGCGGTGGACAACACCGGTGCGCTGCTGCCCTGGGCCCCGGCGGCCAGTGCGCCCGGCCGGGCACTGACCCTTCCGGCCGGCCGCAACGTCGCCGTCATCGGCGGCGACTTCGCCACAGTGAATGGCGTTGCCTCCCAGGCGATCGCGGTCGTGGACGCAACCACCGGCGCCAATGTGCGCGCCTACGGCGCCACTTTCATTCCGCGCACGTCGGTCACGAAGAGCATTGTTGACGACGGGCAGAGCTTCTTCATCGGCAACGAGGGCACGGGCGGCGGCGTCTTCGACGGCCGGGCACGCTTCAGCCTGGATACCTACGACCAGGTCTGGCGGGACACCTGCCTCGGCGCCACCCAGGCAGTGGACGTCTACCAGGGTGTCCTCTATGGCGCAAGCCACCTGCACGACTGCCCCGGCATGAACATGATGGCCGACGGTGAGCGGCAGCACCTGACCGCGCAGCGCGCCGACGACCGCACCCACCTGGGCTGGAGCCCGGACACGAACGACGGCATCGGCGAGAAAATTGGCCCGCGTGCGCTGACGCACACGAACACGGGCGCCGGTGACGTGCTGTGGGTTGCAGGCGAATTCACCATGACGAACGGCAGGAACCAGCAGGGTCTGACCCGGTTCGGTCCCGGCCCGGGAACGGCGGCGCCCTCGACGCCCGCCAACGTCACCGCGGCCAGCCTGAGCACCGGTGAAAACCAGGTCCGGTGGCGCGCGAGCCTGGACAACGATGATTCCGAGCTGACCTACAACGTGTACCGGAACGGCTCGGCGACTCCGCTGGGCACCGTCACCGCCAGCTCACTGTGGTGGTCCACCGGCCAGGTGTCCTTCACCGACAAGACGGCCGTACCCGGAACCCAGTACAGCTACCGCGTCCGGGCGACGGACGGCACCAACACGAGCGCGCTCTCGGCGACAGTTACCGTCGCGACGGCCCGGACCAATGCCGCCTACCCCGCTGCAGTTCTCGGGGCCGGTGCCAGCACGTACTGGCGGCTGGACAACGCCGGACCGACGGTGGGCGCCGACAGCTCACCGGGCAACAATCTCGAGCTGAGCTACGGCGGGCCAACCTTCGCCGGCGACACGGGAGCGGTCGCAAACGACCCCAGCCGGTCGACGACGTTCAACGGCACCAGCGCCTACGCCTACGGCCAGAACCGCGGCAATGCGCCCACCGTCTACACCGCCGAAGTCTGGTTCAAGACGAACACGACCCAGGGCGGGAAGATCTTCGGCTTCGGCAGCGGCCAGCCGAACCGGCACGGCACGAATCCCGGACTCAGCAGCAATTACGATCGCAACCTCTACATGACCAACGCCGGCACGCTGGTCTACGGCGTGTATGTCAACGGAACGCGGACGGTCACGTCGGTTCTTCCGTACAACGACAACGCCTGGCACCATGCGGTGGCAACCCAGGGCAGCGACGGCATGCGGCTCTACGTGGACGGAGCCCAGATCGGGGCACTGCCCACCCAGACCGCGGCGCAGCCCTACTGGGGATCGTGGCGGATCGGCGGAGACCAGCTCAACAGCTGGCCGTTGCGCCCTACGAGCAACTACTTCGCCGGCTCCATCGACGAGTTCGCTGTCTACCCCTCGGTGCTCTCGGCAACGCAGGTCACCGACCACTACAACCTCGGAAAGGGAATCGGGCAGCCGGTACCCGACACAGAGGCCCCCGCCGCCGTAACGGGAGTCACTGCCGCGGTCAACGCAAATGATGTGACGGTTTCCTGGAACGCAACCACCGACAACGTCGGGGTCACTGCCTACCAGGTCCACCGGTCGGGCACCAGCGGATTCACGCCGTCGGACGCCAGCCTCGCCGCCACCGTCACCGGGAGCACGCTCAGCTGGTCGGACACGGCCCGCCCGGCTGGCACTTACTACTACAACGTGCTCGCTACCGACGAGGCCGGCAATGTCAGCGGCCCGTCCAACGAGGCAGCCGCCACCGTGGTTCCTGCACCCCAGGCCGTCACGCTGAGGCTGGCTCCGACCGCCGACACCTACGTGAACGCGGGGGCTCCGACTGCCGTGGCAGGAGGCTTCACAACCCTGGCCACTCGGGGCACGTCGGCTTACATCACGTACATGCGTTTCAACGCGGCGTCCCAGGTCCCCGCGGGCCAGCGTCTCGTGTCGGCATCGTTGAACTTCTCGACGACTGCGGATACTTTCGCTGGCTCCAACGACCCGCAGCAAACGGTGGCGATGGCCGGTGATTGGTCGGAGGCAACCACCACGTACAACAACCGTCCCCAAACCAGCAGCACCACGCTGGGCACACTTACCGGTCCGACTGCACCCAACGCGTCGTATTCCATCGAACTCGACGCGGCGGCAATCTCAGCAGCGCTTGCGGGCGATATCAACTTCTCGATGCAGAGCTCAGGAACCGACAACATGTGGTTCTTCTCGCGGGAAGCCACGCTTGCCAAGCGTCCGGCGTTGGTCTTGAACTTCGAGCCCACCGCATAG
- a CDS encoding adenylyltransferase/cytidyltransferase family protein — MTVRIGYASGVYDLFHIGHLNLLKHARQNCDYLIAGVVSADSTMRQKSKEPVVPLHERLEIVRNIRLVDEVVVDDFVDKVDAWRAFGFNVFFKGDDWRGTEKGLRLEAGMQEVGVEVVYFPYTVHTSSTMLRRALNLLGGGLEDNEPLEA; from the coding sequence ATGACCGTTCGCATTGGCTACGCATCGGGTGTTTACGACCTGTTCCACATCGGGCACCTCAATCTCCTGAAACACGCACGACAGAACTGCGACTATTTGATCGCCGGGGTCGTCTCCGCTGACTCGACCATGCGCCAGAAAAGCAAAGAGCCGGTGGTACCTCTGCATGAACGTCTTGAGATCGTGCGGAATATCCGACTCGTCGACGAGGTGGTGGTAGACGACTTCGTCGACAAGGTGGACGCCTGGCGCGCTTTTGGTTTCAATGTTTTTTTCAAAGGTGATGATTGGCGCGGAACCGAGAAGGGGCTCCGCCTTGAGGCAGGAATGCAGGAAGTCGGCGTCGAGGTGGTGTATTTTCCGTACACCGTCCATACCTCCAGTACCATGCTCCGCCGGGCCCTGAACCTGCTTGGCGGCGGTCTTGAAGATAACGAGCCGTTAGAGGCTTGA
- a CDS encoding glycerophosphodiester phosphodiesterase, producing the protein MAHRGSGDNWPEHTMRAYLQSTKAGVPALEVSVNSTSDGVLVCHHDQNALRVTGQDRDVAELTYAELSALRVDARGWLGPATGLEPIPTVREVLDRFASSHVIFIEDKQGTNTVALLDLMDSYPASTEHFVWKQPAPALQVAEASARGYKTWGYFMPDTEPRLDELATRFDYLGIHHSADDGTISKAVSYNKPVICWEIHTRSACDRVTSLGVQGVMCANVPYVMSTGPAETQDRFSTGERAAGDLPWTVDQGWDAQPTVDAASASVLLDKDQNFSYRLGSMGPVTREMHSLAFDMCWPKELPSELLHAGIAFGQQDDSPYRVLLPSSVGGYHLIIRPAGELVLYRRDPGNPAGTRLQSIMTAPVRAAEWMRFKIEVTPASLRFSRLDGTGWSGMTMDREYRGGYVSLCKDYPDPVPVQFRNVSIT; encoded by the coding sequence GTGGCACATCGTGGATCGGGAGACAACTGGCCTGAGCACACGATGCGTGCGTATCTGCAGTCGACGAAGGCCGGCGTTCCGGCGCTTGAAGTATCCGTGAACTCGACGAGCGACGGAGTGCTGGTCTGCCATCATGACCAGAACGCGCTCAGGGTGACTGGCCAGGACCGTGATGTGGCCGAACTCACGTACGCGGAGCTGAGCGCCCTCCGGGTCGACGCTCGGGGCTGGCTCGGCCCGGCGACAGGGCTGGAGCCGATTCCGACGGTGCGGGAAGTCCTCGACCGGTTCGCCAGCTCCCATGTGATTTTCATCGAGGACAAACAAGGAACCAACACGGTGGCACTGCTGGACCTGATGGACAGCTACCCGGCTTCCACCGAGCACTTCGTCTGGAAGCAACCCGCCCCGGCCCTTCAAGTAGCGGAAGCCTCGGCACGCGGCTACAAGACCTGGGGCTATTTCATGCCCGATACCGAACCTCGCCTTGACGAGTTAGCTACCCGCTTCGACTATCTCGGCATTCATCACAGCGCAGATGACGGGACCATCAGCAAAGCCGTGTCCTACAACAAGCCCGTCATTTGCTGGGAAATTCACACCCGCTCCGCTTGCGACCGGGTAACCTCTCTCGGCGTCCAGGGAGTGATGTGTGCCAACGTGCCATACGTCATGTCGACTGGGCCTGCGGAAACCCAAGATCGGTTTTCCACCGGCGAACGGGCTGCCGGCGACCTTCCCTGGACCGTGGACCAGGGCTGGGATGCCCAGCCAACGGTCGACGCCGCTTCTGCCTCCGTATTGTTGGACAAGGACCAGAACTTCAGTTACCGGCTCGGCTCGATGGGTCCCGTCACTCGGGAGATGCACAGCCTGGCCTTCGACATGTGTTGGCCGAAGGAGCTCCCCTCGGAACTGCTTCATGCCGGAATAGCTTTCGGGCAGCAGGATGACTCGCCCTACCGTGTCCTGCTGCCCAGCAGCGTCGGCGGCTATCACCTGATCATCCGACCGGCAGGCGAGCTGGTCCTTTACCGGCGGGATCCCGGAAACCCAGCCGGCACCCGACTGCAGTCGATCATGACGGCCCCGGTCCGCGCCGCAGAATGGATGCGCTTCAAGATCGAGGTCACGCCGGCTTCACTCCGGTTCTCCAGGCTGGATGGCACCGGCTGGTCCGGAATGACCATGGACCGGGAATATCGCGGCGGCTACGTCAGCCTCTGCAAGGACTACCCGGATCCTGTCCCGGTGCAGTTCCGGAACGTCTCCATCACTTAG
- a CDS encoding CDP-alcohol phosphatidyltransferase family protein: MTTNKLERPGQAKPNFSQSFRELSLAQKGKKGVPVYTLYINRPAGRVVAAALRNTRFRPNHVTFAGAILTYGALLWLAFGPGSGAVYALVGLILAAGFILDSADGQLARLQGRSSKLGEWLDHVLDSGRIVVLHGSVFCFLLRATSIPALPLAVLCGVFLFASSTIFFAGALFDQLNRHSAPPLPGGSPDTRSSLKRSVLTLPVDYGTTCLVLVTVPWAGIFLPLYAALALIHCLFCAAYLTKFFRTLARMG, from the coding sequence ATGACCACGAACAAGCTCGAGCGTCCAGGCCAGGCAAAGCCCAATTTCTCCCAGTCCTTCAGGGAACTGAGCCTGGCCCAAAAGGGCAAGAAGGGCGTACCGGTGTACACCCTTTACATCAACAGGCCCGCTGGCCGGGTTGTGGCGGCCGCGCTCCGGAACACCCGGTTCAGGCCGAACCACGTCACGTTCGCCGGTGCCATCCTTACCTATGGCGCCCTGCTGTGGCTGGCGTTCGGGCCCGGCTCCGGGGCGGTTTACGCCCTCGTGGGTTTGATCCTCGCTGCCGGTTTTATCCTCGACTCCGCCGACGGGCAGCTCGCCCGGCTCCAGGGACGCAGTTCAAAGTTGGGCGAGTGGCTGGACCACGTGCTGGACAGCGGCAGGATCGTTGTGCTGCACGGATCCGTCTTTTGCTTTCTTCTGCGTGCCACTTCGATTCCGGCCCTGCCGTTGGCCGTGCTGTGCGGGGTGTTCCTCTTCGCGAGTTCCACGATCTTCTTCGCAGGCGCTCTCTTTGATCAGCTGAACCGGCACTCAGCGCCGCCTTTGCCGGGCGGCAGCCCGGATACCCGGAGCTCGCTGAAGCGGTCTGTCCTGACGTTGCCGGTTGACTACGGCACAACCTGCCTGGTGCTGGTGACAGTGCCCTGGGCCGGCATCTTCCTGCCGCTGTATGCGGCTTTGGCGCTCATTCATTGCCTGTTCTGCGCCGCCTACCTAACCAAGTTTTTCCGTACGCTGGCGAGGATGGGCTGA
- a CDS encoding glycosyltransferase gives MQSAALIRRGAAVELVGGWLGAVPAARPGSHERIFPVRRPFRGARLRGLIGIGLVRHVWDRSRGVDVVQLHLCRDFITTCSALLLRRAAAPVIAQAHGMLAVPDSRVLRLFDSLVFRRAMRTPQLWLTLTEAEEKNLESLGVPRTKMRRVVNATADPGTAWEDPQDAIFLFVSRLAPRKQPTVFVEAAIALLRKGTEARFVVAGPDQGELGAVRALIDASGFQDRFDLPGELTEPEVLEALAHATAVVLPARHEPYPMVIIEAAGVGTPIIVTSECGLSSSLREAGAAIVAEPTAAAFEAAMAAVAADQDLRHRLSARARELHRGLWSAESLAGRLLDFYAEAIDAGRN, from the coding sequence ATGCAGAGCGCGGCCCTGATCCGCCGCGGCGCCGCTGTCGAGCTGGTCGGAGGCTGGCTCGGGGCCGTCCCCGCCGCTCGGCCTGGATCACACGAGCGGATCTTCCCGGTCCGGCGGCCGTTCCGCGGAGCCCGGCTCAGGGGTCTGATCGGCATCGGCCTCGTCCGCCACGTGTGGGACCGGAGCCGGGGGGTCGACGTCGTGCAGCTTCACCTCTGCCGGGACTTCATCACCACCTGCAGTGCCCTCCTGCTGCGCCGTGCGGCCGCTCCTGTCATCGCCCAGGCCCACGGCATGCTGGCGGTACCGGACTCGCGGGTGCTGCGCCTGTTCGATTCACTGGTCTTTAGGCGTGCGATGCGGACACCGCAATTGTGGTTGACGTTGACGGAAGCCGAAGAGAAGAACCTTGAATCCCTCGGGGTGCCACGGACGAAGATGCGTAGGGTGGTGAACGCCACCGCGGACCCCGGTACCGCGTGGGAAGACCCGCAGGATGCAATCTTCCTCTTTGTTTCACGCCTTGCGCCCCGAAAGCAGCCCACGGTGTTCGTCGAGGCCGCCATTGCCCTATTGCGGAAGGGAACGGAAGCCCGTTTTGTTGTCGCGGGCCCTGACCAGGGTGAACTGGGTGCCGTGCGCGCCCTGATCGACGCTTCCGGCTTCCAGGACCGCTTCGACCTGCCGGGGGAGCTGACCGAACCAGAGGTGCTCGAGGCACTGGCCCACGCGACAGCCGTCGTCTTGCCGGCCCGCCACGAACCGTATCCGATGGTGATTATCGAGGCAGCCGGCGTGGGAACGCCCATCATCGTTACCTCGGAATGCGGACTGTCCTCGAGCCTCCGGGAGGCCGGCGCGGCCATCGTGGCCGAGCCCACGGCGGCGGCGTTCGAAGCCGCCATGGCCGCGGTGGCGGCCGACCAGGATCTGCGGCACCGGCTGAGCGCGCGTGCCCGGGAGCTGCACCGGGGCCTGTGGTCCGCTGAATCACTCGCGGGGCGTCTGCTGGACTTCTACGCGGAGGCGATCGATGCCGGCCGGAACTGA
- a CDS encoding glycosyltransferase family 2 protein — translation MQKIPVSVLIQTKNEEASIEKCLAALSDFDEVIVVDSNSTDRTAELARSAGATVVNFTWNGEFPQKKQWQLQHASTRHPWILFLDADEYPSRELLAEIAAIVSNPSEHRVAFDIPISYHFAGKELKHGHQVVKRTLLKRGFNEYKDTGLMKLPVITELEVHYQPETVGDIGRTEGLLAHHDLDPVRTWFDRHNKYSDWEAYIHADPVMMRTVRSFKSGQGQRFDVVPFKPLAFWLYSYVVRRGFLDGRAGFDYAVALATYYWQIGLKTRELKRNGWRLADHA, via the coding sequence ATGCAGAAGATACCAGTTTCGGTCCTGATTCAGACGAAAAATGAAGAGGCGAGCATCGAGAAGTGCCTGGCGGCGCTCAGTGACTTCGACGAAGTCATCGTTGTTGACTCCAACAGCACCGATCGGACCGCGGAGCTCGCCCGCTCCGCCGGGGCGACGGTTGTCAACTTCACCTGGAATGGCGAATTCCCGCAGAAGAAGCAGTGGCAGCTGCAGCACGCATCCACCCGCCACCCCTGGATCCTGTTCCTTGACGCCGATGAATATCCGAGCCGGGAGCTGCTCGCGGAAATCGCCGCGATCGTCTCGAACCCGTCGGAACACCGGGTGGCCTTTGACATCCCCATCTCCTATCACTTCGCTGGCAAGGAGCTCAAGCACGGCCATCAGGTCGTCAAACGGACCCTTTTGAAGCGGGGGTTCAACGAATACAAGGACACCGGATTGATGAAGCTTCCGGTGATCACGGAACTAGAAGTGCACTACCAGCCGGAGACGGTGGGCGACATCGGGCGGACCGAGGGCCTGCTCGCCCACCATGACCTCGACCCGGTGCGCACCTGGTTCGACAGGCACAACAAGTACTCCGACTGGGAAGCGTATATCCATGCTGACCCCGTCATGATGCGCACCGTCCGCTCCTTCAAGAGCGGCCAGGGGCAACGCTTTGACGTTGTCCCCTTCAAACCCCTCGCCTTCTGGCTTTACAGCTACGTCGTCCGCCGCGGTTTCCTGGACGGGCGGGCCGGGTTCGATTACGCCGTCGCGCTGGCTACCTATTACTGGCAGATCGGACTGAAAACACGTGAACTCAAGCGCAATGGCTGGCGGCTGGCTGACCATGCCTGA
- a CDS encoding SGNH/GDSL hydrolase family protein gives MDFLKRRNRNRTSFPFRYAKELGFGLLAVAAIVVAVLALTMRDNGVSASPAPTSAAAQATRPTVPNVDIIGDSYTGGSDEGGYGAANWTKIVGSRFYSESRPVDMNVTAVPGAGYITRGPDKATFAEAATSNLRSSADLVLVFGSRNDGKQDASAMAAAATDLYAKIRERAPHAKLIVVGPAWVNENVPDFITANTQAISGAASAAGAAFVNPLSEGWFFGADAKLIGADGVHPTDAGHQYMAEKMFALISKTLPTMATP, from the coding sequence ATGGATTTTCTGAAGCGCAGAAACCGGAACAGAACATCCTTCCCATTCCGATACGCCAAGGAACTGGGGTTTGGTCTGCTCGCCGTGGCGGCAATTGTTGTCGCCGTGCTGGCGCTGACCATGCGGGACAACGGGGTGAGCGCGTCGCCGGCTCCGACCTCCGCCGCCGCCCAAGCCACCCGGCCCACTGTGCCGAACGTTGACATCATCGGGGACTCCTATACCGGAGGTTCCGATGAGGGCGGCTACGGCGCGGCCAACTGGACAAAGATCGTCGGGTCCCGCTTTTACTCGGAGTCCCGTCCCGTCGACATGAACGTCACCGCAGTACCCGGCGCCGGATACATCACCCGTGGACCAGACAAGGCCACGTTCGCCGAAGCCGCCACCAGCAACCTGCGCTCGTCGGCCGACCTGGTCCTCGTCTTCGGGAGCAGGAATGACGGCAAGCAGGACGCCTCGGCCATGGCTGCGGCTGCAACGGACCTCTATGCCAAGATCCGCGAGCGTGCGCCCCATGCGAAGCTGATCGTGGTGGGGCCGGCGTGGGTCAACGAGAACGTGCCGGACTTCATCACCGCGAACACGCAGGCGATTTCCGGTGCCGCATCTGCCGCCGGTGCCGCATTCGTCAACCCGCTGAGCGAGGGCTGGTTCTTCGGCGCCGACGCCAAACTTATTGGCGCCGACGGCGTCCACCCCACCGATGCAGGCCATCAGTACATGGCCGAAAAGATGTTTGCCCTGATTTCCAAGACCCTGCCCACCATGGCTACCCCCTAG